One Cyprinus carpio isolate SPL01 chromosome B25, ASM1834038v1, whole genome shotgun sequence genomic region harbors:
- the LOC109051150 gene encoding carbohydrate sulfotransferase 6-like, producing the protein MLRWRVSKPTVLSLVLIQAAAVVLLYGWYSRPPSPNTAASEGKVHVLLLSSWRSGSSFLGQVFNQHPDVFYLMEPGWHVWTSIQQAGARSLRMAVRDMIRSIFQCDMSVMDAYMPQPRNVSNIFMWSHSRALCSPPACFLRARDEISKEQDCKLHCDTQGLKLAEAACRTYSHVVLKEVRFFELESLYPLLRDPSLDLRIIHLVRDPRAVLRSREQSVKALVKDSAIVLEQANVPEKDKSYQVLQEICRSHVRIYETATLKPPDFLRGRYKMVRYEDLVRNTLAEIEAMYEFVGLEMTEELQEWIYRITHGKGKGTRKEAFKITSRNAEDVSLAWRTTLPFEKVQRIQKVCKGAMTLLGYKTVDSEKEQKLLNLDVMTPRERYQFSWLPSKSTTTKVSKT; encoded by the coding sequence ATGCTGCGGTGGAGAGTGTCGAAGCCCACCGTGCTGAGTCTCGTGTTAATCCAGGCGGCTGCAGTGGTGCTTCTGTACGGTTGGTACAGCCGTCCACCGTCTCCAAACACTGCTGCGTCCGAGGGCAAGGTGCATGTGCTGCTCCTGTCCTCATGGAGATCCGGCTCCTCGTTCTTGGGCCAGGTGTTCAACCAGCATCCGGACGTCTTTTACCTGATGGAGCCCGGCTGGCACGTGTGGACATCTATCCAGCAGGCCGGTGCGCGCAGTTTGCGGATGGCGGTGCGCGATATGATTCGCAGCATCTTTCAATGCGACATGTCAGTGATGGACGCTTACATGCCCCAGCCGCGCAACGTCTCCAACATCTTCATGTGGAGCCACAGCCGCGCGCTCTGCTCTCCGCCCGCTTGTTTTCTCAGGGCGCGCGACGAGATTAGCAAAGAGCAAGACTGCAAGCTGCACTGTGACACGCAAGGTTTGAAGCTCGCAGAGGCGGCGTGTCGGACTTACAGCCATGTGGTGCTAAAAGAGGTGCGCTTCTTCGAGTTGGAGTCGCTGTATCCGCTATTGCGCGACCCAAGTTTGGATCTGCGCATCATCCATCTGGTTCGCGATCCTCGAGCGGTGCTTCGTTCCCGTGAGCAGTCGGTCAAAGCCCTGGTCAAAGACAGCGCTATAGTCCTGGAGCAGGCTAATGTCCCAGAAAAGGATAAGTCTTATCAGGTCTTGCAGGAGATTTGTCGCAGCCACGTGCGAATTTATGAAACCGCCACATTAAAGCCGCCCGATTTCCTGAGGGGGCGCTATAAGATGGTGCGTTATGAGGATCTAGTGCGCAACACGCTGGCCGAGATTGAAGCCATGTATGAGTTTGTGGGTTTGGAGATGACTGAAGAGTTGCAGGAGTGGATCTACCGCATCACACACGGGAAGGGTAAGGGAACGAGGAAGGAGGCCTTCAAGATCACCTCACGAAATGCCGAGGACGTCTCTCTGGCTTGGCGAACCACTTTACCATTTGAGAAAGTCCAGCGCATCCAGAAGGTCTGCAAAGGAGCCATGACTCTGCTGGGATATAAGACGGTGGACAGTGAGAAAGAGCAGAAGCTGCTGAATTTAGATGTGATGACCCCACGAGAGCGCTATCAGTTCAGCTGGCTGCCCTCGAAAAGCACAACCACGAAAGTATCAAAAACATAA